GCTATTTTGGCTTTTAAATTTCTTTTATTTACTCCTAATTTTTCTAAATCTTTTATTAAAAGAGGGACAGCTAAATCCGCAAATTTTACAGGGTTTTTTATATTACTGAATTGTGTGCTGTCCGGCAGCATTATATGTGCTAGTCCACCTATACCTTTCACTTTATCATACAAAGCTATACCAACACAGGAACCAAGACCTATAGTTATAAGTCTATGAGGGGAGCCGGCAGTATTCATATCTGCTATTCCTACCTTTATCTCTTTTATCTCCATAAATATTGCACCTTTCAATTTTAAATTATATAAGTTCCTTCTCTTGCTCTGTTAATATTTTAGAAAGATTTAAAAATATTATTATTTTATCATTTATTTTAATAAGTCCCTTAATATATCTTTTAGATATTCCAGCTATTATATCCGGCGGAGCTTCAATGCTGCTTACATTTACATCCCTTACTTCAGATACCACATCAACTATTATACCTATCTTATTTCCGTCTTGTTTTGTAACTATAATCTTAGACTCGTCCCTTTTCTCCTCTCCACTAAATCCAAATTTTTTGGTAAGGCATATTACAGGAAGTATA
This window of the Clostridium kluyveri DSM 555 genome carries:
- a CDS encoding chemoreceptor glutamine deamidase CheD, with amino-acid sequence MEIKEIKVGIADMNTAGSPHRLITIGLGSCVGIALYDKVKGIGGLAHIMLPDSTQFSNIKNPVKFADLAVPLLIKDLEKLGVNKRNLKAKIAGGASMFNFSDKSMIMDIGNRNSAAVKKILEKCSVPILSEDLGGNKGRTMIFDTSQGGVKIRTVGMGIKEI
- a CDS encoding chemotaxis protein CheW encodes the protein MSQEEIKVLIFSINEEYYATDIMEIERILGYEETTKLPDSPDFVDGVINYEGNILPVICLTKKFGFSGEEKRDESKIIVTKQDGNKIGIIVDVVSEVRDVNVSSIEAPPDIIAGISKRYIKGLIKINDKIIIFLNLSKILTEQEKELI